Proteins encoded in a region of the Streptomyces sp. NBC_00258 genome:
- a CDS encoding LLM class flavin-dependent oxidoreductase, translating into MSLTFHWFLPTNGDSRHVVGGGHGTPATVSGRDRPPTVAYLSQIARAAEDLGFVGALTPTGAWCEDAWLTTAMVSQNTERLKFLVAFRPGFVSPTLAAQMASTFQRQSGGRLLLNVVTGGESHEQRAYGDFLDKEARYRRTGEFLQIVRDLWEGKTVDLSGEFLQVEDARLARVPDPVPEVYFGGSSPIAGEVAAKHVDVYLTWGEPPAQVAEKIAWVRALAAKEGRSVRFGIRLHVITRDTSEQAWAEADRLLAGFDPETVKSVQAGLARSESEGQQRMLALHGGGNRDGLEIHPNLWAGIGLVRGGAGTALVGSHDEVAERIKEYQAIGIEEFVLSGYPHLEEAYWFGEGVLPRLAAQGLWRHPFAERPAPAAQVPFAS; encoded by the coding sequence GTGTCCCTCACCTTCCACTGGTTCCTGCCCACCAACGGCGACAGCCGCCATGTCGTCGGCGGCGGCCACGGCACCCCGGCCACGGTGTCCGGCCGGGACCGTCCGCCGACGGTCGCCTATCTCAGCCAGATCGCCCGCGCCGCCGAGGACCTGGGCTTCGTCGGCGCGCTCACGCCCACCGGCGCCTGGTGCGAGGACGCCTGGCTGACCACCGCGATGGTCAGCCAGAACACCGAGCGGCTGAAGTTCCTGGTCGCCTTCCGGCCGGGCTTCGTCTCCCCGACGCTCGCCGCGCAGATGGCGTCCACCTTCCAGCGGCAGTCCGGCGGACGGCTCCTCCTCAACGTCGTCACCGGCGGCGAGAGCCACGAGCAGCGCGCCTACGGCGACTTCCTCGACAAGGAAGCCCGCTACCGCCGTACCGGCGAGTTCCTGCAGATCGTCCGGGACCTGTGGGAGGGCAAGACCGTCGACCTGTCCGGCGAGTTCCTCCAGGTCGAGGACGCCAGGCTCGCCCGCGTCCCCGACCCGGTTCCCGAGGTCTACTTCGGCGGATCCTCGCCCATCGCGGGCGAGGTCGCGGCCAAGCACGTGGACGTGTACCTCACCTGGGGCGAGCCACCCGCGCAGGTCGCCGAGAAGATCGCGTGGGTGCGTGCGCTGGCGGCGAAGGAGGGGCGCAGTGTCCGGTTCGGCATCCGGCTGCACGTCATCACCCGTGACACCTCCGAGCAGGCCTGGGCGGAGGCGGACCGGCTGCTGGCCGGTTTCGACCCGGAGACCGTGAAGTCCGTACAGGCCGGTCTCGCCCGCAGTGAGTCCGAGGGCCAGCAGCGGATGCTCGCCCTGCACGGCGGCGGCAACCGCGACGGCCTGGAGATCCATCCCAATCTCTGGGCCGGCATCGGTCTGGTGCGCGGAGGCGCGGGCACAGCCCTGGTCGGCAGCCACGACGAGGTCGCCGAACGGATCAAGGAGTACCAGGCCATCGGCATCGAGGAGTTCGTCCTCTCCGGCTATCCGCACCTGGAGGAGGCGTACTGGTTCGGCGAGGGTGTCCTGCCCCGACTGGCGGCGCAGGGCCTGTGGCGACACCCGTTCGCCGAGCGTCCGGCCCCCGCGGCGCAGGTGCCGTTCGCGAGCTGA
- a CDS encoding nucleotidyltransferase domain-containing protein, whose amino-acid sequence MTTSNILLSGIVGSTAYGLAHEGSDVDRLGMFAAPTDDLHGLHPPKESHVTTKPDSTLHEAAKWCRLALRGNPTVTELVWLPDELYEVRTPLGDELIGIRTTLLSAKRVRDAYLGYATQQFKRLYDRGDSSFSADTRKRTAKHARHLRRLCHQGFELYATGRVSIRVENPEEYHRFGEQVAADAMAALPLLKRYEAAFDETRSALPDQPDEAPVEAWLRRVRAHYYTPEGAPGR is encoded by the coding sequence GTGACGACCTCGAACATCCTGCTGTCCGGCATCGTCGGCTCCACCGCCTACGGTCTTGCACACGAGGGCTCGGACGTGGACCGCCTCGGCATGTTCGCCGCCCCCACCGACGACCTCCACGGCCTGCACCCGCCGAAGGAATCCCACGTCACGACCAAGCCCGACAGCACGCTCCACGAAGCTGCCAAGTGGTGCCGACTCGCCCTGCGAGGCAATCCGACGGTCACCGAACTGGTGTGGCTGCCCGACGAGTTGTACGAGGTCCGCACCCCGCTGGGTGACGAACTCATCGGCATCCGCACCACGTTGCTGTCCGCGAAGCGCGTCCGCGACGCCTATCTCGGGTACGCCACCCAGCAGTTCAAGCGCCTCTACGACCGAGGCGACAGTTCCTTCTCCGCGGACACCCGCAAGCGCACGGCCAAGCACGCCCGACATCTGCGCCGCCTGTGCCACCAGGGCTTCGAGCTGTACGCCACCGGCCGTGTGAGCATCCGCGTCGAGAACCCGGAGGAGTACCACCGCTTCGGCGAACAGGTGGCAGCCGACGCCATGGCCGCGCTGCCCCTGCTCAAGCGGTACGAGGCGGCTTTCGACGAGACCCGGAGCGCCCTGCCGGACCAGCCCGACGAGGCGCCCGTCGAGGCGTGGCTGCGCCGGGTCCGGGCCCACTACTACACACCCGAGGGCGCGCCGGGGCGGTGA
- a CDS encoding YciI family protein has translation MKHYLLSVMQPVGEPPAPEVLEGIMHDLDVFHAELKEAGAWVFAGGLHGPETATVLRADKGDVLITDGPYTESKEYLGGICLIKAPDLDAALEWGRKATVATTLPIEVRPFMGEADDRGPRSEY, from the coding sequence ATGAAGCACTACCTGTTGAGCGTGATGCAGCCGGTGGGGGAGCCGCCCGCGCCCGAGGTCCTGGAAGGGATCATGCACGACCTCGATGTCTTCCACGCCGAGCTGAAGGAGGCCGGCGCCTGGGTGTTCGCCGGGGGTCTGCACGGGCCCGAGACGGCCACCGTGCTGCGGGCCGACAAGGGGGACGTACTGATCACCGACGGCCCGTACACCGAGAGCAAGGAGTACCTCGGCGGGATCTGCCTCATCAAGGCACCCGACCTCGACGCGGCGCTCGAATGGGGCCGCAAGGCGACTGTGGCGACCACGCTCCCCATCGAGGTGCGGCCCTTCATGGGCGAGGCCGATGACCGAGGGCCGAGGAGTGAGTACTGA
- a CDS encoding RNA polymerase sigma factor, translated as MTAKAAIEAVFRAEYGRAVAVLVRFLGDIDLAEEAVQDAFATAVRKWPETGIPPSPAGWIITTARNRAVDRLRRESTREARHTEAAQLYARDAPPEEGPVRDDRLRLIFTCCHPALATQAQVALTLRLLGGLTTAQIARAFLVPESTMAQRLVRAKAKIRDARIPYRVPRDADLPDRVRGVLAVVYLIFNEGYGGREDLCAEAVRLGRVLAELMPDEPEVLGLLALMLLIEARRPARETSDGDLVLLSDQDRSRWDRDLIAEGQSLVRRCLRRDQPGAYQIQAAINAVHSDAATADATDWGQILALYDQLMVRAPSPVVALNRAVAVAETEGPRTALALVDALELDGYHAFHAVRADLLRRIGRPTEAAAACEAAIALTENPAERAHLERRRTELQVG; from the coding sequence ATGACCGCGAAGGCCGCCATCGAGGCCGTCTTCCGCGCGGAATACGGCCGTGCGGTCGCCGTCCTCGTCCGCTTCCTCGGCGACATCGACCTCGCCGAGGAAGCGGTCCAGGACGCGTTCGCCACGGCGGTGCGGAAGTGGCCCGAGACGGGGATCCCGCCGAGCCCGGCCGGGTGGATCATCACCACCGCCCGGAACCGGGCCGTCGACCGGCTGCGCCGCGAGTCCACGCGTGAGGCGCGGCACACCGAGGCGGCCCAGCTGTACGCCCGCGACGCACCGCCCGAGGAGGGCCCCGTGCGCGACGACCGGCTCCGCCTGATCTTCACCTGCTGCCACCCCGCGCTCGCCACCCAGGCCCAGGTCGCTCTGACCCTGCGGCTGCTCGGCGGCCTCACCACCGCCCAGATCGCCCGTGCTTTCCTGGTCCCCGAGTCCACGATGGCCCAGCGCCTGGTCAGGGCCAAGGCCAAGATCCGCGACGCCCGGATCCCCTACCGCGTCCCGCGGGACGCCGACCTCCCGGACCGGGTCAGGGGTGTGCTGGCCGTCGTCTACCTCATCTTCAACGAGGGATACGGCGGCCGGGAGGACCTATGCGCGGAGGCCGTACGCCTCGGCCGCGTCCTCGCCGAGCTGATGCCGGACGAGCCGGAGGTCCTCGGGCTGCTCGCGCTGATGCTCCTGATCGAGGCGCGTCGTCCCGCCCGGGAGACCTCCGACGGAGACCTGGTCCTCCTCTCCGACCAGGACCGCTCCCGGTGGGACCGTGATCTGATCGCCGAGGGGCAGTCCCTCGTACGCCGCTGCCTGCGCCGCGACCAGCCCGGCGCGTACCAGATCCAGGCTGCGATCAACGCCGTCCACAGCGACGCGGCCACCGCGGACGCCACCGACTGGGGCCAGATCCTCGCGCTCTACGATCAGTTGATGGTCCGCGCCCCGAGCCCGGTCGTCGCCCTCAACCGCGCGGTGGCGGTCGCCGAGACCGAGGGCCCGCGCACCGCCCTCGCCCTCGTCGACGCCCTCGAACTCGACGGCTACCACGCCTTCCACGCCGTACGAGCCGACCTGCTGCGGCGCATCGGGCGGCCGACGGAAGCGGCAGCGGCGTGCGAGGCCGCCATCGCACTCACCGAGAACCCGGCCGAGCGCGCCCACCTGGAGCGCCGCAGGACGGAACTCCAGGTGGGGTGA
- the urtE gene encoding urea ABC transporter ATP-binding subunit UrtE, whose protein sequence is MKLEIDDIRVGYHRSLVLHGVSVEVPDDGVAAVLGHNGAGKSTLLRAAVGLLTPSSGAIRLDGEDIGRRKPHERVARGMAYVPQGQQAFPHLTTAENLQLVADGRRRGRAAIDEALDLFPALRTLSGRRAGLLSGGQRQQLAIARALVTEPRILLLDEPTEGIQPSVVAEIEETILALAARGGLSVLLVEQHVGFAMRAAQRYYVLEAGRVTSFGEGGQEAERSVREALSV, encoded by the coding sequence ATGAAGCTGGAGATCGACGACATCCGGGTCGGCTACCACCGCAGTCTCGTCCTGCACGGAGTCTCCGTGGAGGTGCCGGACGACGGCGTCGCCGCGGTGCTCGGGCACAACGGCGCGGGCAAGAGCACGCTGCTGCGGGCGGCCGTGGGGCTGCTCACCCCGTCGAGCGGGGCGATCCGTCTCGACGGCGAGGACATCGGCCGTCGCAAGCCCCATGAACGCGTGGCACGCGGCATGGCGTACGTGCCACAGGGCCAGCAGGCCTTCCCTCATCTCACGACGGCGGAGAACCTCCAACTGGTCGCGGACGGCCGCAGGCGCGGCAGGGCCGCGATCGACGAGGCACTGGACCTGTTCCCCGCGCTGAGGACTCTGTCGGGGCGACGGGCCGGGTTGCTCTCCGGCGGCCAGCGGCAGCAACTGGCCATCGCCCGGGCCCTGGTGACGGAGCCTCGGATACTCCTGCTCGACGAGCCGACCGAGGGCATCCAGCCCTCGGTCGTGGCCGAGATCGAGGAGACGATCCTCGCGCTGGCCGCCCGTGGCGGACTCTCGGTGCTCCTCGTCGAACAGCACGTCGGCTTCGCGATGCGGGCGGCGCAGCGGTACTACGTCCTGGAGGCCGGCCGGGTCACGTCGTTCGGCGAGGGCGGACAGGAGGCCGAGCGGTCGGTGCGGGAGGCGCTGAGCGTGTAG
- the urtD gene encoding urea ABC transporter ATP-binding protein UrtD has product MSELSGLEIRRLHVSFDGFTAVDGVDLDVRPGDLRFLIGPNGAGKTTLVDAVTGLVKAEGSVLFGGTELLGRSVHTIARSGIGRTFQTATVFEELTVLQNLDIAAGAGRGMLTMLRRRKGVPEPVARALETVGLAELADSPAGTLAHGQKQWLEIGMLLVQDVRLLLLDEPVAGMSHDERQATGELLERISEERTVVVIEHDMDFMRSFARSVSVLHAGRVLSEGTVAEVQADPKVQEVYLGHAAVQDAELILPEEPEPADGAAKSAAVQEA; this is encoded by the coding sequence ATGAGTGAACTCTCGGGCCTTGAGATACGCCGACTGCACGTGTCCTTCGACGGGTTCACCGCGGTGGACGGTGTGGATCTCGACGTGCGGCCGGGCGATCTCCGCTTCCTGATCGGACCCAACGGCGCGGGCAAGACCACGCTCGTCGACGCCGTCACGGGTCTCGTGAAGGCCGAGGGCTCCGTGCTCTTCGGCGGCACGGAACTGCTGGGGCGGAGCGTGCACACCATCGCCCGGTCGGGGATCGGCCGTACGTTCCAAACGGCCACCGTCTTCGAGGAGTTGACGGTCCTTCAGAACCTGGACATCGCGGCCGGTGCCGGGCGAGGCATGCTGACGATGCTGCGGCGCCGCAAGGGCGTGCCGGAGCCCGTCGCACGTGCGCTGGAGACGGTCGGGCTCGCGGAGCTGGCCGACTCCCCCGCCGGGACGCTCGCCCACGGGCAGAAGCAGTGGCTGGAGATCGGCATGCTGCTCGTGCAGGACGTTCGGCTGCTACTGCTCGACGAGCCGGTCGCCGGGATGAGCCACGACGAACGGCAGGCCACGGGTGAGCTGTTGGAGCGCATCAGCGAGGAGCGGACCGTGGTCGTCATCGAGCACGACATGGACTTCATGCGGTCCTTCGCGCGCAGCGTCAGTGTGCTGCACGCGGGCAGGGTGCTGAGCGAGGGGACGGTGGCCGAGGTGCAGGCCGATCCCAAGGTGCAGGAGGTGTACCTCGGGCACGCGGCCGTCCAGGACGCCGAGTTGATCCTGCCGGAGGAGCCCGAGCCCGCGGATGGCGCCGCGAAGAGCGCGGCCGTACAGGAGGCGTGA
- the urtC gene encoding urea ABC transporter permease subunit UrtC, whose protein sequence is MTLLPLFKGRSARAWGGFAAAAVALFAVAPLALSDFRLGLLAKYLCTAMVAVGICLAWGRGGLLTLGQGVFFGLGGYAMAMHLKIADAGPGNLPDFMQLYGTATELPWWWRPFENPLFALAATVLLPMAVAAILGSFIFRRRVKGAYFAILSQALAAAFAIWLIGQQATTGGTNGLTDIQGFFGYDLNDPVNQRMVYFIIAAALLLLIALARQLIHSRYGELLVAVRDSEERVRFLGYNPANVKLVAYVVAAGMAGLAGALFVPAVGIISPAMIGIVPSIEFVIGAAVGGRASLVGAVLGAVGVAWAKTALSEEFPAAWTYFQGLLFIVALAFLPGGLASLVGIVRRRRSSRATGDSAGDGTTEKTPALPLGEAA, encoded by the coding sequence ATGACCCTGCTGCCCCTGTTCAAAGGCCGGTCGGCGCGTGCCTGGGGCGGATTCGCCGCGGCTGCCGTCGCCCTGTTCGCCGTAGCCCCGCTGGCACTCTCGGACTTCCGGCTCGGGCTGCTCGCCAAGTACCTGTGCACCGCGATGGTCGCTGTCGGCATCTGTCTGGCCTGGGGCCGCGGTGGACTGCTCACGCTCGGGCAGGGTGTGTTCTTCGGGCTCGGCGGCTACGCCATGGCGATGCATCTGAAGATCGCCGACGCGGGTCCGGGCAACCTTCCCGACTTCATGCAGCTGTACGGCACGGCCACCGAACTCCCCTGGTGGTGGCGGCCGTTCGAGAATCCGCTCTTCGCGCTCGCCGCGACCGTGCTGCTGCCGATGGCCGTCGCCGCGATCCTCGGCTCGTTCATCTTCCGCCGCCGGGTGAAGGGCGCGTACTTCGCGATCCTCAGCCAGGCGCTCGCCGCGGCCTTCGCGATCTGGCTGATCGGCCAGCAGGCAACGACCGGCGGCACCAACGGACTCACCGACATCCAGGGCTTCTTCGGCTACGACCTCAACGACCCGGTCAACCAGCGGATGGTGTACTTCATCATCGCCGCGGCACTGTTGCTGCTGATCGCCCTTGCCCGGCAGCTGATCCACAGCCGCTACGGCGAACTCCTCGTCGCCGTACGGGACTCGGAGGAGCGGGTGCGCTTCCTCGGGTACAACCCCGCGAACGTGAAGCTCGTCGCGTACGTCGTGGCGGCCGGTATGGCCGGGCTCGCGGGCGCGCTGTTCGTGCCGGCGGTCGGCATCATCTCCCCCGCGATGATCGGCATCGTGCCGTCGATCGAGTTCGTCATCGGTGCCGCCGTCGGCGGCCGGGCGAGCCTGGTGGGCGCGGTGCTCGGCGCGGTCGGGGTGGCCTGGGCGAAGACGGCGCTGTCGGAGGAGTTCCCGGCGGCCTGGACGTACTTCCAGGGGCTGCTGTTCATCGTGGCCCTGGCGTTCCTGCCGGGCGGTCTCGCCTCGCTGGTGGGGATCGTACGGCGGCGCAGGTCGTCACGCGCGACCGGAGACTCGGCCGGCGACGGGACCACGGAGAAGACGCCCGCCCTTCCTCTTGGAGAAGCAGCATGA
- the urtB gene encoding urea ABC transporter permease subunit UrtB — MTVILGQTFTGISIGAVLLLIALGLSLTFGQMNVINMAHGEFIMAGAYTTYVLQKSISSAGLSLLVALPVAFLVAGALGALLEWVLIRRLYLRPLDTLLVTWGVSLMLQQAARDIFGAPNVQTRAPDLLTGNITVIGGDDPLTFANSRLFILGLAIAAVVALSLTLRLTPLGRRIRGVVQNRDLAEVSGISTSRVDRTAFFIGSGLAGVAGVALTLVGPIGPTMGTNIIIDAFLVIVVGGIGQLKGTVIVAFVLGVLQSVLEYSTTVSVAKVLVLVAIVAFLQWRPQGLYTLRTRSLV; from the coding sequence ATGACCGTGATCCTCGGTCAGACCTTCACCGGCATCAGCATCGGTGCCGTCCTGCTGCTCATCGCGCTCGGTCTCTCGCTCACCTTCGGCCAGATGAACGTCATCAACATGGCCCACGGCGAGTTCATCATGGCCGGCGCCTACACCACGTACGTACTCCAGAAGTCCATCTCCAGTGCCGGCCTCTCGCTGCTCGTCGCGCTGCCTGTCGCCTTCCTGGTCGCCGGCGCACTCGGCGCGCTCCTCGAGTGGGTGCTCATCCGCCGTCTGTATCTGCGGCCGCTCGACACCCTGCTCGTCACCTGGGGTGTCTCGCTGATGCTCCAGCAGGCGGCCCGGGACATCTTCGGCGCGCCGAACGTGCAGACCCGCGCACCCGATCTCCTCACCGGGAACATCACCGTGATCGGCGGCGACGATCCGCTGACCTTCGCCAACAGCCGTCTGTTCATTCTGGGGTTGGCGATCGCGGCCGTGGTCGCGCTGTCCCTGACGCTGCGGCTGACTCCGCTCGGCCGGCGGATCCGCGGGGTCGTGCAGAACCGGGATCTCGCCGAGGTGTCCGGCATCTCCACCTCACGGGTCGACCGGACCGCCTTCTTCATCGGGTCGGGGCTCGCGGGTGTGGCCGGTGTCGCGCTGACGCTGGTCGGCCCGATCGGTCCCACGATGGGCACCAACATCATCATCGACGCGTTCCTGGTGATCGTGGTCGGCGGCATCGGACAGCTCAAGGGGACGGTCATCGTCGCCTTCGTCCTCGGTGTCCTGCAGTCCGTCCTCGAATACTCCACCACCGTCAGCGTCGCGAAGGTGCTCGTCCTCGTGGCCATCGTCGCGTTCCTCCAGTGGCGGCCCCAGGGGCTGTACACGCTGCGTACGAGGAGTCTGGTATGA
- the urtA gene encoding urea ABC transporter substrate-binding protein: MAGAAALTAVVVLSACGAKTDAAGGSSDAAAKADTSGDTVKVGLLNSLSGTMAISEVTVRDSLKLAIDEINASGGVLGKKVRPISEDGASDWPTFAEKANKLIKEDRVAATFGCWTSASRKAVKPVFEKNKSLLFYPVQYEGLEESPYIFYTGATTNQQIVPALDYLKSQGEKSIYLVGSDYVFPRTANKIIKAYAKANGMKVLGEDYAPLGSTEFSTIANKVKASKADAVFNTLNGDSNVAFFKEYKSADLTAKSMPVVSVSIAEEEVKSIGSQYLAGQLTAWNYYQTTAGEANTKFVKAYKAKYGQDKPTSDPMEAAYTSVYLWKAMVEKAKSFDPEKVKAASDGITFDAPEGEVTVDGASQHIYKTARIGKIGTDGLIEQVWDSGKAIKPDPYLKGYPWASGLS; encoded by the coding sequence ATGGCGGGCGCCGCCGCGCTCACCGCCGTCGTCGTGCTCTCCGCGTGCGGCGCCAAGACCGACGCCGCGGGCGGCTCGTCCGACGCGGCCGCCAAGGCCGACACGAGCGGCGACACGGTCAAGGTGGGCCTGCTCAACTCGCTCTCCGGCACCATGGCGATCAGCGAGGTGACCGTACGCGACTCGCTGAAGCTGGCGATCGACGAGATCAACGCCTCGGGCGGAGTGCTCGGCAAGAAGGTCAGGCCGATCAGCGAGGACGGCGCCTCCGACTGGCCGACGTTCGCGGAGAAGGCGAACAAGCTCATCAAGGAGGACCGGGTCGCGGCCACCTTCGGCTGCTGGACCTCCGCGAGCCGCAAGGCCGTGAAGCCCGTCTTCGAGAAGAACAAGTCACTGCTGTTCTATCCCGTGCAGTACGAGGGACTTGAGGAGTCCCCGTACATCTTCTACACGGGTGCCACCACCAACCAGCAGATCGTCCCGGCGCTCGACTACCTCAAGAGCCAGGGCGAGAAGAGCATTTACCTCGTCGGCAGCGACTACGTCTTCCCGCGCACCGCCAACAAGATCATCAAGGCGTACGCGAAGGCCAATGGCATGAAGGTGCTCGGCGAGGACTACGCGCCGCTGGGTTCCACCGAGTTCAGCACCATCGCCAACAAGGTGAAGGCGTCGAAGGCCGACGCGGTCTTCAACACCCTCAACGGCGACTCGAACGTGGCCTTCTTCAAGGAGTACAAGTCGGCCGATCTGACCGCCAAGAGCATGCCGGTGGTCTCGGTGTCGATCGCCGAGGAAGAGGTCAAGTCGATCGGATCGCAGTACCTGGCGGGCCAGTTGACGGCCTGGAACTACTACCAGACGACCGCGGGCGAGGCGAACACCAAGTTCGTGAAGGCGTACAAGGCCAAGTACGGCCAGGACAAGCCGACCAGTGACCCGATGGAGGCCGCGTACACCTCGGTCTACCTGTGGAAGGCGATGGTCGAGAAGGCCAAGTCCTTCGACCCGGAGAAGGTGAAGGCGGCCTCGGACGGTATCACCTTCGACGCTCCCGAGGGCGAGGTCACCGTGGACGGCGCGAGCCAGCACATCTACAAGACCGCCCGGATCGGGAAGATCGGCACCGACGGGCTGATCGAGCAGGTGTGGGACTCCGGCAAGGCGATCAAGCCGGACCCGTATCTGAAGGGCTACCCCTGGGCCTCCGGCCTCTCCTGA
- a CDS encoding substrate-binding domain-containing protein — MVRLDPPPLDWFTADDSVVSVALVFPMQGAAGIFGPTCELCARLAAEEVNRSGGVLGKELRLLPVDGGAEPHRIAENVEALVELGIVQGVTGWHISSVRQKLAPRIAHRVPYVYTALYEGGEDTAGVFLTSETPNDQLRPAMRLLAREHRVRRWFVVGNDYVWPLRTARAAHRYARESGGGICAEAYLPLGTHDFDGVLRRIERSEADAVLMLLVGSDAVRFNRAFAASGLDERCLRLSTLMDENMLMASGPTATAGLYSTAGFFASLANQDTLDFHGQYAGRYGVEAPVLGSLGESCYEGVLLLAALIDRARTLDVTAIGAAADTVSYEGPRGLLHLRGSHVRQRIYLARADGVDFDVVAQLDLHETRP; from the coding sequence ATGGTCCGGCTCGACCCGCCTCCGCTCGACTGGTTCACGGCCGACGACTCGGTCGTCAGCGTGGCGCTGGTCTTTCCCATGCAGGGAGCCGCGGGGATCTTCGGGCCCACGTGCGAGTTGTGCGCGCGGCTCGCCGCGGAGGAGGTCAACCGCTCGGGCGGGGTGCTCGGCAAGGAGCTGCGGCTGCTGCCGGTCGACGGCGGGGCCGAGCCGCACCGCATCGCCGAGAACGTCGAGGCGCTGGTCGAGCTCGGCATCGTGCAGGGCGTCACGGGGTGGCACATCTCCTCCGTACGCCAGAAGCTGGCACCGCGGATCGCCCACCGCGTGCCGTACGTGTATACGGCGCTGTACGAGGGCGGCGAGGACACGGCCGGGGTGTTCCTGACGAGCGAGACCCCGAACGACCAACTGCGGCCCGCCATGCGGCTGTTGGCCCGTGAGCACCGGGTGCGCCGGTGGTTCGTCGTGGGCAACGACTATGTGTGGCCCCTCCGTACGGCCCGGGCGGCACACCGCTACGCGCGCGAGTCGGGCGGCGGTATCTGCGCGGAGGCGTATCTGCCGCTGGGCACGCACGACTTCGACGGGGTGCTGCGGCGGATCGAGCGGTCGGAGGCGGACGCCGTGCTGATGCTGCTCGTGGGCAGCGACGCGGTCAGGTTCAACCGGGCGTTCGCCGCGTCCGGCCTCGACGAGCGGTGTCTTCGGCTCAGCACCCTGATGGACGAGAACATGCTGATGGCGAGCGGCCCCACGGCCACCGCCGGCCTCTACAGCACGGCCGGGTTCTTCGCCTCCCTCGCCAATCAGGACACCCTCGACTTCCACGGACAGTACGCCGGACGGTACGGAGTCGAGGCACCGGTCCTCGGCAGCCTCGGCGAATCGTGTTACGAGGGAGTCCTGCTGCTCGCCGCGCTCATCGACCGGGCCAGGACCCTCGATGTCACCGCGATCGGCGCGGCGGCGGACACCGTCTCGTACGAGGGGCCGCGCGGGCTGCTCCATCTGCGCGGCAGCCACGTGCGCCAGCGCATCTACCTGGCACGGGCGGACGGCGTGGACTTCGACGTCGTGGCCCAGCTGGATCTTCACGAAACCAGGCCTTGA
- a CDS encoding MarR family winged helix-turn-helix transcriptional regulator: MPTPPPRRSQDLMHLLTRAERLAARRLQAALDEHGCSLDAWRVLSLLADGEGHPMAAVAEAAFLPPPTLTKLVDQLVDQNLVYRRVDPLDRRRILAHLTPRGEDHWRRVDREVRAQWPVLSDGDDELLRGLLNRLADTLDGATAESSV, translated from the coding sequence ATGCCGACCCCACCTCCGCGTCGGTCTCAGGACCTCATGCACCTCTTGACGCGGGCCGAACGACTGGCGGCGCGCCGGCTCCAGGCCGCCCTGGACGAACACGGCTGCTCGCTCGACGCCTGGCGTGTGCTCTCCCTGCTCGCCGACGGTGAGGGCCACCCGATGGCGGCGGTCGCCGAAGCGGCCTTCCTGCCGCCCCCGACCCTCACCAAACTGGTCGACCAGCTCGTCGACCAGAACCTCGTCTACCGACGCGTCGACCCCCTGGACCGGCGTCGCATCCTCGCCCACCTCACCCCGCGCGGCGAGGACCACTGGCGGCGCGTCGACCGCGAGGTCCGCGCCCAGTGGCCCGTCCTGAGCGACGGCGACGACGAACTGCTGCGGGGGCTGCTGAACCGGCTCGCGGACACGCTCGACGGAGCGACGGCCGAGTCCTCGGTGTAG